One Syntrophorhabdaceae bacterium DNA window includes the following coding sequences:
- the cysK gene encoding cysteine synthase A produces the protein MKRIYEDNSYSIGRTPLVRLNKVTGGAKATVLAKIEGRNPAYSVKCRVGAAMIWDAEKTGRLKPGMEIIEPTSGNTGIALAFVAAARGYKITLTMPETMSIERRKVLKALGADIILIEGTKGMKGAIDKAEAIAKGDPSRYFLPQQFENPANPAIHEATTAVEIWDDTEGKMDVLVCGVGTGGTITGVSRYFKKTRGKNITSVAVEPIHSPVLTQVRNGEELKPGPHTIQGIGAGFVPKVLDLSLVDRIETVSNDEAMLMARRLAREEGILSGISCGAATHVAIRIAHEPANAGK, from the coding sequence ATGAAAAGGATCTATGAAGACAACTCATATTCGATCGGGAGGACTCCGCTTGTACGGCTCAATAAGGTGACCGGCGGTGCAAAGGCAACTGTCCTGGCGAAGATCGAAGGCAGAAACCCCGCGTACTCGGTTAAATGCCGTGTAGGCGCCGCAATGATCTGGGATGCGGAAAAGACCGGGAGACTGAAACCGGGTATGGAGATCATCGAGCCCACGTCGGGGAATACCGGGATCGCACTCGCCTTTGTCGCCGCGGCACGGGGCTATAAGATTACCCTCACCATGCCGGAGACGATGAGCATCGAGCGCAGGAAGGTCTTAAAGGCCCTCGGCGCTGATATTATTCTCATCGAGGGGACAAAAGGCATGAAGGGTGCTATTGATAAGGCCGAAGCGATCGCAAAGGGCGACCCGTCACGATACTTCCTCCCGCAGCAGTTTGAAAACCCTGCAAATCCGGCCATCCATGAGGCAACGACGGCGGTGGAGATATGGGATGATACGGAAGGGAAGATGGATGTATTGGTCTGCGGTGTCGGTACCGGTGGGACAATAACCGGTGTAAGCCGTTATTTCAAGAAGACCAGAGGTAAAAATATCACCTCCGTTGCCGTAGAGCCGATTCATTCACCGGTACTTACTCAAGTGAGAAACGGTGAGGAGCTAAAACCAGGTCCACACACAATCCAGGGTATCGGCGCCGGCTTCGTGCCGAAGGTGCTCGACCTCTCTCTTGTTGACAGGATCGAGACTGTAAGCAACGACGAGGCCATGTTGATGGCGCGCCGCCTTGCGCGGGAAGAGGGTATCTTAAGCGGCATATCCTGCGGCGCCGCGACGCACGTCGCAATACGCATCGCCCATGAACCGGCAAACGCGGGGAAGAT